One segment of Proteus appendicitidis DNA contains the following:
- a CDS encoding SlyX family protein codes for MDIKEVERLLIQLESKVAFQDATIEELNQVVTQQQIEISRFKEALKIVSERLKNSQTSILARPEDETPPPHY; via the coding sequence ATGGATATTAAGGAAGTAGAGCGATTGCTCATTCAATTAGAAAGCAAAGTTGCTTTCCAAGATGCGACTATTGAAGAATTAAATCAGGTGGTCACACAGCAGCAAATTGAAATTAGCCGTTTTAAAGAAGCCTTAAAAATTGTTTCTGAGCGTCTAAAAAATTCTCAGACCTCAATACTCGCTAGACCTGAGGATGAAACGCCTCCGCCTCACTATTAA
- the slyD gene encoding peptidylprolyl isomerase, with amino-acid sequence MKVANDLVVSLAYQVRSEDGVLVDESTVSAPLDYLHGRGSLISGLENALTGREVGEKFDVEVASDDAYGQYDENLVQRVPKDVFVGVDELEVGMRFLADTDQGPVPVEITGIEGDEVIVDGNHMLAGQNLKFHVEIVAIREATEEELAHGHVHGEEEEHECCGGHGHGEEGGCCGGGHGHGHSHDEEGGCCGGGGHGHGGHGHGNGGCGCQH; translated from the coding sequence ATGAAAGTAGCAAACGACTTGGTAGTTAGTCTGGCTTATCAAGTAAGATCAGAAGACGGTGTTTTAGTTGATGAGTCCACGGTGAGCGCACCGTTAGACTATCTGCATGGCCGTGGTTCTTTAATCAGTGGTTTAGAAAATGCATTAACAGGTCGCGAAGTCGGTGAAAAATTCGACGTAGAAGTTGCTTCTGATGATGCATATGGTCAATACGACGAAAACTTAGTTCAACGCGTCCCAAAAGATGTTTTTGTGGGTGTTGATGAGTTAGAAGTTGGCATGCGTTTTCTTGCTGATACCGACCAAGGTCCAGTACCAGTAGAAATCACTGGTATTGAAGGTGACGAAGTTATCGTTGATGGTAACCACATGTTAGCAGGTCAAAACCTGAAGTTTCATGTTGAAATCGTTGCAATTCGTGAAGCGACTGAAGAAGAATTAGCTCACGGTCACGTACACGGTGAAGAAGAAGAGCACGAATGTTGTGGTGGCCACGGTCATGGTGAAGAAGGCGGATGCTGTGGCGGTGGTCACGGTCATGGTCATTCACACGATGAAGAAGGTGGATGCTGCGGTGGTGGCGGTCATGGTCACGGTGGCCACGGTCACGGCAATGGCGGTTGTGGTTGCCAGCACTAA
- a CDS encoding YheV family putative zinc ribbon protein, with protein sequence MSATRKRFIAGAVCPHCQALDTLKMWREDKVDIVECAKCGHQQRQTEGEVNSLVRENEQVIGIFTPQ encoded by the coding sequence ATGTCTGCAACCCGTAAACGCTTTATCGCAGGAGCCGTGTGTCCACACTGTCAAGCTCTAGATACACTCAAAATGTGGCGTGAAGATAAAGTGGATATTGTGGAATGTGCGAAATGTGGCCATCAGCAACGGCAAACAGAGGGTGAAGTTAACTCACTTGTTCGTGAAAATGAACAAGTCATTGGGATCTTTACACCACAATAA